One Kaistella polysaccharea DNA segment encodes these proteins:
- the der gene encoding ribosome biogenesis GTPase Der produces the protein MSNIVAIVGRPNVGKSTLFNRFLERREAIVDSTAGVTRDRHYGKSDWNGVEFTVIDTGGYEVDTEDAFQGEIIKQVELAVDEATSIIFMLNVAEGLTDTDIEIHEMLRRSNKQVYIVINKADSAKEELAATEFYQLGISKYYTMSSATGSGTGELLDDIVKDFPTTEYKDPFEGLPKITIAGRPNVGKSTLTNALLDKEQNIVTDVAGTTRDSIQTLYNKFGHEFVLVDTAGMRRKAKVKEDLEFYSVMRSVRSIEYSDVVIIMVDATLGWESQDMNIFGLAQKNRKGIVIVVNKWDLVEKETNTTRDFEAKIKEKIGQFTDIPILFVSALTKQRILKTVEVAMEVYANRAKKIKTSKLNEIMLPIFERTPPPALKGKYVKIKYCVQLPTPSPQFVFFCNLPQYVKEAYKRFTENQLRKEFGFTGVPIEIYFRQK, from the coding sequence ATGTCGAATATCGTCGCCATAGTAGGACGTCCCAACGTTGGGAAATCCACCCTTTTTAACCGTTTTCTAGAACGTAGAGAAGCAATCGTAGATTCAACCGCCGGAGTTACCAGAGACCGTCATTACGGAAAATCTGACTGGAATGGAGTTGAATTCACCGTTATCGATACCGGAGGTTACGAAGTTGATACTGAAGATGCATTTCAGGGAGAAATTATCAAACAGGTTGAATTAGCCGTTGATGAAGCAACCTCAATTATCTTCATGCTGAATGTTGCTGAAGGTTTAACAGATACAGATATCGAAATTCACGAAATGTTACGCCGGTCAAATAAGCAGGTGTATATCGTAATTAACAAAGCTGATTCTGCAAAAGAAGAATTAGCCGCAACCGAATTTTATCAACTCGGAATTTCAAAATATTACACCATGTCTTCGGCAACTGGTTCTGGTACAGGAGAGTTGTTGGATGATATCGTAAAAGATTTTCCGACTACCGAATACAAAGATCCTTTCGAAGGTTTGCCAAAAATTACGATTGCGGGAAGACCAAACGTTGGAAAATCTACTTTAACCAACGCACTTTTAGACAAAGAACAAAATATAGTAACTGATGTTGCTGGAACAACGCGTGATTCTATCCAAACTTTATACAATAAATTCGGACATGAATTTGTTTTGGTTGATACCGCAGGAATGCGTCGTAAAGCGAAAGTAAAAGAAGATTTAGAATTTTATTCCGTGATGCGATCGGTTCGTTCTATTGAATATTCTGATGTCGTAATTATCATGGTTGATGCCACTTTAGGTTGGGAATCTCAGGATATGAATATTTTCGGATTGGCACAGAAAAATAGAAAAGGAATCGTAATCGTTGTGAATAAATGGGACTTGGTTGAAAAAGAAACCAATACCACGCGTGATTTCGAAGCGAAAATTAAAGAAAAAATTGGGCAATTTACCGATATTCCTATTCTTTTTGTGTCTGCTTTGACAAAACAAAGAATTTTGAAAACTGTTGAAGTTGCAATGGAAGTTTATGCAAACAGAGCGAAGAAAATTAAAACTTCGAAACTGAATGAGATCATGCTTCCCATTTTTGAGAGAACGCCGCCACCAGCATTGAAAGGGAAATACGTGAAAATTAAATATTGCGTACAACTTCCAACGCCGAGTCCACAGTTTGTATTTTTCTGCAACTTACCTCAATATGTAAAAGAAGCCTACAAAAGATTTACTGAAAATCAACTTCGAAAAGAGTTCGGATTCACCGGAGTTCCAATAGAGATCTATTTTAGACAGAAATAA
- a CDS encoding LemA family protein: protein MIAIIILAALAIFFFYGFSIYNRLVKLKTMVQEAWSSIDVMLKKRHDLIPNLVETVKGYATHERETFDSVTRARAAAMGANSIQEKEAAEKNLNQAMMNLNAVAEQYPDLKANTNFLQLQGELSTLEGDIEKSRRYYNGTVRENNILVDTFPSNIIANMYKFTKAAFFELENIAERAVPSVKF, encoded by the coding sequence ATGATTGCTATTATTATTCTGGCAGCATTAGCCATCTTTTTCTTTTATGGTTTTTCAATCTACAACCGATTGGTAAAATTGAAAACAATGGTTCAGGAAGCCTGGAGCAGCATCGATGTGATGCTTAAAAAAAGACATGACCTTATTCCCAACTTGGTGGAGACGGTGAAAGGATATGCTACCCACGAAAGAGAAACTTTCGATAGTGTTACGCGAGCAAGAGCTGCAGCGATGGGCGCAAACTCGATTCAGGAAAAAGAAGCGGCTGAAAAAAATCTGAATCAGGCGATGATGAATTTGAATGCGGTGGCTGAGCAATATCCTGATTTGAAAGCGAACACAAATTTTCTACAACTTCAGGGTGAGCTTTCTACCTTGGAAGGCGATATTGAAAAATCGAGAAGATATTATAATGGTACGGTTCGCGAAAATAATATTTTGGTTGATACTTTCCCCAGTAATATCATTGCAAACATGTACAAATTTACAAAAGCAGCCTTCTTCGAATTAGAAAACATTGCTGAACGTGCCGTTCCGTCGGTTAAATTCTAA
- a CDS encoding DUF2207 domain-containing protein, giving the protein MKRFFFFFLLILSIVGWGQNLGVDSSSAQSYEHILSFHADIVIDKNAQATITEKIKVYAGGSEIRRGIFRSLPLWRNINGKKKRIKYDIISVLRDGKKEDYHNENTSSDYAIYFGNKDVVLTPGVYEYELKYKTSDQIGFFDKYDEFYWNVNGTLWNFPVDEISAKVTLPDAAEIIQQSCYTGSYGSKESNCAGKQLSSNTVEWSAKNLGQNEGLTIAVGFNKGVFAPPPPPGILEKYGVFGLLILAASSLLAYFYSSWQKYGIDPQKPVVYPQFNSPQNLSPASLGYLENEYYSEQMISAAIVSLAVKGFIKIIEEDKRILGIFGGKEYTLEKIKEQDQTLPKEEINLMNKLFSDEATTVSFDGKYNSKIENAVNDFKASLKFQHDAFLAKGNNTKKLILPIIAIAALYGLGLFFSYKTSYSESHLGAGIFLFAAALFVGIFIAVFFERSPVVKILFAFISIGLIFILVTVFSLDDYRTENLGFYASYGFLLFGFIAMVLFQFLIKQPTAEKLETQSLIDGFKMYLGTAEEKTLQFHNPPAMTPAVFETMLPYAMVLGVDKIWGQKFQNMLKNSALGNQQYNSSWYVGSSMMHMNFANSLNSSLSQSIASSSTQPSSSGSGSGGGGFSGGGGGGGGGGGW; this is encoded by the coding sequence ATGAAACGGTTTTTCTTCTTCTTTTTATTAATACTTTCCATCGTTGGTTGGGGACAAAACCTCGGTGTAGATTCTTCATCTGCACAGAGCTACGAACATATTCTTTCTTTTCATGCCGATATTGTTATTGATAAAAACGCTCAAGCCACTATTACGGAGAAAATAAAAGTGTACGCAGGAGGTTCTGAAATCCGTCGCGGCATATTCCGATCTTTACCACTTTGGCGAAACATTAACGGGAAAAAGAAAAGAATAAAATATGATATAATTTCTGTTCTGCGAGATGGTAAAAAAGAAGATTATCACAACGAAAACACCAGTTCTGATTATGCGATTTATTTTGGAAATAAAGATGTGGTACTAACTCCTGGAGTTTATGAATATGAACTGAAATACAAAACCTCAGACCAGATTGGTTTCTTTGATAAATATGATGAATTTTACTGGAACGTAAATGGCACATTATGGAATTTCCCCGTCGATGAAATTTCGGCTAAGGTAACGCTTCCGGATGCTGCAGAAATTATTCAGCAATCTTGCTACACGGGAAGTTATGGATCGAAAGAATCCAACTGTGCGGGGAAGCAGTTAAGTTCAAATACGGTTGAATGGTCCGCGAAAAATTTAGGTCAAAATGAAGGATTAACAATTGCTGTTGGCTTTAATAAGGGCGTTTTTGCACCTCCACCACCGCCCGGAATTTTAGAGAAGTATGGAGTTTTTGGACTGCTTATTCTTGCGGCTTCAAGTTTACTCGCTTACTTTTATTCCAGTTGGCAGAAGTACGGAATTGATCCGCAGAAACCAGTTGTTTATCCGCAATTTAATTCGCCGCAAAATCTTTCACCCGCATCTCTGGGTTATCTGGAAAACGAATATTATTCCGAACAAATGATTTCTGCAGCGATCGTTAGTTTAGCGGTTAAAGGGTTCATTAAAATCATTGAAGAGGATAAAAGAATATTAGGGATTTTCGGTGGTAAAGAATATACTTTAGAGAAAATAAAAGAACAGGATCAAACTTTACCTAAAGAAGAAATTAATCTTATGAATAAGTTATTTTCAGACGAAGCAACAACCGTTTCTTTTGATGGAAAGTACAACTCAAAAATTGAAAATGCGGTTAATGATTTCAAAGCAAGTCTAAAATTTCAGCATGATGCTTTCTTGGCAAAAGGAAATAATACAAAAAAATTAATCCTTCCGATTATTGCAATCGCGGCACTTTACGGCCTCGGATTGTTCTTCAGTTATAAAACGAGCTACAGCGAATCTCATTTAGGAGCGGGGATCTTTTTATTTGCAGCGGCTCTGTTTGTCGGAATTTTTATAGCCGTCTTTTTTGAAAGATCACCTGTGGTGAAAATACTTTTTGCATTTATTTCAATAGGATTGATATTTATTTTAGTAACCGTGTTTTCTCTTGATGACTACAGGACAGAAAACCTGGGCTTCTATGCAAGTTATGGCTTCCTCCTCTTCGGATTTATAGCCATGGTTCTTTTTCAATTTCTTATTAAACAACCCACTGCAGAAAAGTTGGAAACCCAGTCACTCATTGATGGATTCAAAATGTATCTGGGAACTGCAGAAGAAAAAACACTTCAATTTCACAATCCGCCCGCTATGACTCCAGCGGTTTTTGAAACAATGTTGCCGTATGCAATGGTTTTAGGTGTCGATAAAATTTGGGGTCAAAAATTTCAAAATATGCTGAAAAATTCTGCTTTAGGTAATCAGCAATACAACTCAAGTTGGTACGTGGGAAGTTCGATGATGCATATGAACTTTGCCAATTCCTTAAATTCCTCATTATCGCAATCAATCGCGAGTTCTTCAACCCAACCTTCCAGTTCAGGAAGTGGTTCTGGTGGTGGCGGATTTTCTGGCGGTGGCGGTGGCGGCGGTGGCGGTGGCGGCTGGTAA
- the murA gene encoding UDP-N-acetylglucosamine 1-carboxyvinyltransferase, with translation MSGSFQIRGGKKLHGEITPQGAKNEALQILCAVLLTDEVVRVKNIPDIHDVNRLIEILGDFGVKITKNAHGDYSFQADAVNFDYIKSEDFKQDGARLRGSVMLLGPMLARYGEAYMPTPGGDKIGRRRLDTHFQGLVELGAEFQYDEKQLYYSLKAKSLHGKFILLEEASVTGTANIVMAAVLAEGKTQIYNAACEPYLQQLCKMLNRMGANISGIGSNLLTIEGVKSLRGTEHTMLPDMVEIGSWIGLAAMTKSEITIKNVNWSELGVIPNTFKKLGIQLEKRGDDIFVPAQENYKIQKFIDGSILTVSDAPWPGFTPDLLSIILVVATQAKGTVLVHQKMFESRLFFVDKLIDMGAQIILCDPHRATVVGLNHEYPLRGTTLVSPDIRAGNALLIAALSAEGTSIIQNIEQIDRGYENIDGRLKALGADIERI, from the coding sequence ATGAGCGGAAGTTTTCAAATTAGAGGAGGAAAAAAGCTACATGGGGAAATTACGCCGCAGGGCGCGAAAAATGAAGCACTTCAAATCTTATGCGCCGTTCTGTTAACCGATGAGGTTGTTCGAGTTAAGAATATTCCGGATATCCATGACGTTAACCGACTTATTGAAATACTTGGGGATTTTGGTGTAAAAATTACGAAAAATGCGCACGGAGATTACTCTTTTCAAGCGGATGCTGTAAATTTTGATTACATAAAATCAGAGGATTTTAAGCAAGATGGTGCCAGACTTCGCGGTTCCGTCATGCTACTCGGCCCGATGCTCGCGCGTTATGGCGAAGCCTATATGCCCACTCCGGGAGGAGATAAAATTGGTCGCCGCCGTTTAGATACTCACTTTCAAGGTTTAGTAGAATTGGGTGCGGAGTTTCAGTATGATGAAAAGCAATTGTACTACTCATTAAAAGCGAAATCGCTTCACGGGAAATTTATTTTATTGGAAGAAGCGTCGGTAACTGGTACGGCAAATATTGTAATGGCAGCGGTTTTAGCTGAAGGTAAAACACAAATTTACAACGCAGCTTGTGAACCTTATTTACAGCAACTTTGTAAAATGCTGAACAGAATGGGCGCCAATATTTCTGGCATTGGATCGAATTTGTTAACCATAGAAGGGGTAAAAAGTTTGCGTGGAACGGAACACACCATGTTACCCGATATGGTAGAAATTGGTTCCTGGATTGGATTAGCAGCCATGACAAAATCAGAAATTACCATCAAAAATGTGAACTGGAGTGAGCTTGGTGTTATTCCAAATACCTTTAAAAAATTGGGAATTCAGCTTGAAAAAAGAGGCGATGATATTTTTGTTCCAGCCCAGGAAAATTATAAAATTCAGAAATTTATCGATGGATCTATTTTGACTGTTTCTGATGCACCTTGGCCAGGATTCACGCCCGATTTACTGTCGATCATTTTGGTCGTTGCCACTCAGGCAAAAGGAACCGTTTTGGTTCATCAAAAAATGTTCGAATCCCGATTGTTTTTCGTTGATAAGCTGATTGATATGGGCGCGCAGATTATTCTTTGTGATCCACACAGAGCGACGGTAGTTGGTTTAAATCATGAATATCCTTTGCGCGGAACGACTTTGGTTTCACCAGATATCAGAGCGGGAAATGCGCTATTAATTGCAGCGTTAAGTGCCGAAGGAACATCGATCATTCAAAATATCGAACAAATTGACAGAGGGTATGAAAATATCGACGGTCGACTTAAAGCCCTCGGTGCAGACATCGAAAGGATTTAA
- a CDS encoding DUF4290 domain-containing protein: protein MEYNTQKTLLQMPEYGRIIQQLVERCKEIENREERNDMAVAIVDFMGQRNPQLRDEDNYKHKLWDHLFILASYDLDVDSPYHIPTAEEMQVKPKRMDYPVLQGEFKFYGKSILQLIDKAIELESGDEKDALIQVIANNMKKSYNVYNKEHVQDDVIFRHLKDLSGNRLDLTVLDSLEKSKIYYATNRTNRPNNGKNNQGNQNNPNSQNKRRNFQNNKNRK, encoded by the coding sequence ATGGAATACAATACACAGAAAACGCTCTTACAAATGCCAGAATATGGCCGCATTATTCAGCAGTTGGTAGAACGCTGCAAGGAGATCGAGAATAGAGAGGAGCGAAATGATATGGCCGTTGCGATTGTAGATTTTATGGGACAACGCAATCCGCAATTGCGCGATGAAGATAATTACAAACATAAACTTTGGGACCACTTATTCATTCTGGCCAGTTATGATTTAGATGTTGATTCCCCTTATCACATTCCTACCGCTGAAGAAATGCAGGTTAAACCTAAAAGAATGGATTACCCAGTTTTACAGGGAGAATTTAAATTTTATGGTAAAAGTATACTGCAATTAATCGATAAGGCAATTGAATTAGAAAGTGGTGATGAAAAAGATGCTCTAATACAGGTTATTGCAAATAATATGAAGAAATCCTACAACGTGTATAACAAGGAGCATGTTCAGGATGATGTAATTTTTCGTCATTTAAAAGATCTTTCTGGGAACCGGCTGGATCTTACAGTATTAGATTCATTGGAAAAAAGTAAGATCTATTACGCGACCAATCGCACAAACCGCCCTAACAACGGTAAAAATAATCAAGGCAATCAAAACAACCCAAACAGTCAAAATAAGCGTCGTAATTTTCAAAATAATAAAAACCGTAAATAA
- a CDS encoding thiol-disulfide oxidoreductase DCC family protein produces the protein MTNSDSNKYYIFYDGECGFCNFWVHWILKRDNKDHFLFASLQSDFGQKFLQERNLELKDLDTLYLWKPDQYYLQKSHAVFKITEIIGGLYQFISILRFLPTGITDFLYDQVAENRKKLATQACEIPTPEERKKFID, from the coding sequence ATGACAAACTCAGATTCTAATAAATACTATATTTTTTACGATGGTGAATGCGGCTTTTGCAATTTCTGGGTTCACTGGATTTTAAAGCGCGATAATAAAGACCATTTTTTATTTGCATCGCTGCAATCGGATTTTGGACAAAAATTTTTGCAGGAGAGAAATCTGGAACTTAAGGATTTGGATACACTTTATCTGTGGAAACCCGATCAATATTATCTTCAGAAATCACACGCAGTATTTAAAATTACAGAAATAATTGGTGGGTTGTATCAATTCATTTCAATTCTCCGATTTTTGCCCACAGGGATTACGGATTTCTTATACGATCAGGTAGCCGAAAACCGGAAAAAATTGGCAACTCAAGCCTGTGAAATTCCTACGCCGGAGGAACGGAAGAAATTTATTGATTAA
- a CDS encoding heme-binding domain-containing protein yields MKKILIILVVAFVLIQFFPIDKNNPPLTPQMDFLKIKNTPEHTANLIKNGCYDCHSNESKYPWYSNVQPVGWFLKNHIEEGRKELNFSTFATYPKKKEAKKFDEAAELLEKNEMPLDSYVIGHPEAKFTAAEKEELVHYFKTLAQETRLMNNIPTEVQKSEFKVQ; encoded by the coding sequence ATGAAAAAAATTCTGATTATTCTCGTCGTTGCATTTGTATTAATTCAGTTTTTCCCTATCGATAAGAATAATCCCCCGCTCACGCCACAGATGGATTTTTTAAAAATTAAAAATACACCGGAGCACACAGCTAATTTAATAAAAAACGGCTGTTATGACTGCCACAGCAATGAATCTAAATATCCATGGTATTCGAATGTACAACCTGTTGGATGGTTTTTGAAAAATCATATCGAAGAAGGCAGAAAAGAATTAAATTTTTCTACTTTTGCGACTTATCCAAAGAAAAAAGAAGCGAAAAAGTTTGATGAAGCCGCGGAATTGTTGGAGAAAAATGAAATGCCTCTGGATTCCTACGTGATCGGTCACCCCGAAGCTAAATTTACAGCCGCCGAAAAAGAGGAGCTTGTTCATTATTTTAAAACACTAGCTCAGGAAACCCGTTTGATGAATAATATTCCCACTGAAGTTCAAAAATCCGAATTTAAAGTACAATAA
- a CDS encoding peroxiredoxin, which yields MSLVGKKFPNISIDAMSEMGDDLKINVFEEAAKNQQKVLLFWYPKDFTFVCPTELHAFQEALVEFEKRNTKVIGASCDTNEVHFAWLNTPKDQGGIEGVTYPLLSDTHRQLANILGIVDQDFDYDEEGNESFTGSNVTYRATYLIDETGKVFHEAVNDMPLGRNVKEFIRMIDAYSHVQKHGEVCPANWEEGKDAMQANRKSTAEYLAQQN from the coding sequence ATGTCATTAGTAGGAAAAAAATTCCCAAACATCTCCATCGATGCAATGTCTGAAATGGGTGATGATTTAAAAATTAACGTATTCGAAGAAGCAGCTAAAAATCAACAAAAAGTATTGTTGTTTTGGTACCCAAAAGATTTCACTTTTGTATGCCCGACTGAGCTTCACGCTTTCCAGGAAGCTTTAGTAGAATTCGAAAAAAGAAATACAAAAGTAATCGGTGCTTCATGTGATACGAACGAAGTACATTTTGCGTGGTTAAATACACCGAAAGATCAGGGTGGCATCGAAGGAGTTACCTATCCACTTTTATCTGACACTCATCGTCAGTTAGCTAATATTTTAGGAATTGTTGATCAGGATTTCGATTATGATGAAGAAGGAAACGAGTCTTTCACTGGATCTAATGTTACATACAGAGCGACTTACTTGATTGATGAAACTGGTAAAGTTTTTCACGAAGCAGTAAACGATATGCCGTTGGGAAGAAATGTAAAAGAGTTCATAAGAATGATTGATGCTTATTCTCACGTTCAAAAACATGGCGAAGTTTGTCCAGCGAACTGGGAAGAAGGAAAAGACGCAATGCAGGCGAACAGAAAATCAACTGCAGAATATTTAGCTCAACAAAACTAA
- a CDS encoding thioredoxin family protein, giving the protein MYTELAEDTLQQIVADNEKVVVQYGATWCGNCRIMKPKFKKLASENDEIPFLYVDAEKLPESRKLAKVDNLPTFAIFKDGVLVNQVQSNQAESLNNLFKELN; this is encoded by the coding sequence ATGTATACAGAATTAGCAGAAGATACCTTGCAGCAAATTGTTGCTGATAATGAAAAAGTAGTTGTACAATACGGCGCTACATGGTGTGGAAACTGTAGAATTATGAAGCCTAAATTCAAAAAACTAGCTTCAGAAAACGACGAGATTCCCTTTCTTTACGTAGATGCTGAGAAATTACCGGAAAGCCGAAAATTAGCCAAAGTTGATAATTTACCTACTTTCGCCATTTTTAAAGATGGAGTGTTGGTGAATCAAGTGCAGTCTAATCAAGCGGAAAGTTTAAATAATCTCTTTAAAGAATTAAATTAA
- a CDS encoding DUF6952 family protein, which yields MKLPIIRQFYQTQSPENLEKTLEVLEAFSEFRGTTEEDLNVAGELITNICGALEVHANVANGMVERDALNSFAQKVLGSIDK from the coding sequence ATGAAACTCCCAATTATCCGACAGTTTTATCAAACGCAGTCTCCTGAAAATCTAGAAAAAACACTGGAAGTTTTGGAAGCTTTTTCTGAATTCCGCGGAACTACGGAAGAAGATTTAAACGTAGCTGGTGAATTAATTACCAACATTTGTGGTGCTCTGGAAGTTCATGCAAATGTAGCAAATGGAATGGTTGAGCGTGATGCTTTGAACTCATTTGCGCAGAAGGTTTTAGGGTCGATTGATAAATAG
- a CDS encoding GNAT family N-acetyltransferase: protein MNYEIRPMQQEDGPKVLEIFQQGINGGNATFEKTLPTWEAWDSKHLNSCRFVLEDESNEAVGWCALLPVSDRDCFRGVAEVSIYLDGSVQGKGLGKLLLRKLILDSEDNGFWTLQAGIFPENEPSIAVHEKQNFRVVGTRERLGELNGMWRDVILLERRSKVVGNE from the coding sequence ATGAATTACGAAATTCGCCCCATGCAACAGGAAGATGGACCGAAAGTTTTAGAGATCTTTCAGCAAGGCATCAATGGTGGAAATGCAACATTTGAAAAAACACTTCCTACCTGGGAGGCATGGGATTCTAAACATTTGAATTCATGTCGTTTTGTTCTGGAAGATGAATCTAATGAAGCAGTTGGTTGGTGCGCACTTTTACCCGTAAGCGACCGCGACTGTTTCCGAGGGGTTGCTGAAGTCAGCATCTACTTGGACGGTTCTGTTCAAGGAAAAGGCTTAGGAAAATTGTTGCTTCGAAAATTAATTTTAGATAGTGAAGATAATGGATTCTGGACACTTCAGGCAGGTATTTTCCCTGAAAATGAGCCGAGCATTGCGGTACACGAAAAACAAAATTTCCGTGTCGTAGGAACGCGTGAAAGGTTGGGAGAATTAAACGGAATGTGGCGAGATGTTATTCTCTTAGAAAGGAGAAGTAAGGTTGTTGGAAATGAGTGA